A genome region from bacterium includes the following:
- the panC gene encoding pantoate--beta-alanine ligase: MREITTAAAMRAWSDGTRSAGRRIGLVPTMGYLHAGHLSLVAEARRRAETCVASIFVNPLQFGANEDLDRYPRDLPRDREAVRAAGVDVLYLPTAAEMYPAGFQTEVAVTRVSAGLCGASRPGHFRGVTTVVSKLFNAVKPHVAVFGEKDFQQLAVIRRMASDLDTGIEVVGAPIVREPDGVAMSSRNAYLSQSERLAARCLPRALAAARQVVADGARDAAAVVAAARAVLDAEPAARVDYVALVDSDSLEPITRIADRALLALAVFIGRTRLIDNAILTASNA, encoded by the coding sequence ATGCGGGAGATCACCACCGCCGCCGCGATGCGCGCCTGGTCCGATGGCACGCGCAGCGCGGGGCGCCGCATCGGTCTGGTGCCGACGATGGGCTACCTGCACGCCGGCCATCTCAGCCTGGTGGCGGAGGCGCGACGGCGGGCCGAGACCTGCGTGGCATCCATCTTCGTCAATCCGCTGCAGTTCGGCGCCAACGAAGACCTCGACCGCTACCCGCGCGACCTGCCGCGCGACCGCGAGGCGGTGCGGGCCGCTGGCGTCGACGTCCTCTACCTGCCGACGGCGGCCGAGATGTATCCGGCCGGCTTCCAGACCGAGGTGGCGGTGACCCGGGTGAGCGCCGGGCTCTGCGGCGCGTCGCGCCCCGGGCACTTCCGCGGCGTCACCACCGTCGTCAGCAAGCTGTTCAACGCCGTCAAGCCGCACGTCGCGGTGTTCGGCGAGAAGGATTTCCAGCAGCTCGCGGTGATCCGCCGCATGGCGAGTGATCTCGACACCGGCATCGAGGTCGTCGGCGCGCCGATCGTGCGCGAGCCGGACGGCGTCGCCATGAGCTCGCGCAACGCCTATCTGTCGCAGAGCGAGCGGCTGGCGGCGCGCTGTCTCCCGCGCGCACTTGCCGCGGCGCGCCAGGTCGTCGCGGACGGGGCGCGCGACGCCGCGGCCGTCGTCGCGGCCGCCCGCGCGGTGCTCGACGCCGAGCCGGCGGCGCGGGTCGACTACGTCGCGCTGGTCGACAGCGACAGCCTCGAGCCGATCACCCGCATCGCCGACCGGGCCCTGCTGGCGCTGGCCGTGTTCATCGGCCGGACGCGGCTCATCGACAACGCCATCCTCACCGCATCCAACGCCTGA
- the nagZ gene encoding beta-N-acetylhexosaminidase has translation MQEAGEMAGRVIAVGIDGVTLDRETRRVLERLRPGVVILFRRNIADPEQMRTLAAALQRLPSRPLVAIDQEGGRVTRLAPPFTAFPSAAEVGRAGVAAARAVGEAIGRELASAGVDIDFAPVLDVAASEGSVVGDRAFGSDPARVAATGLAFAAGMQDAGVLPCGKHFPGQGATGEDAHRTRPVVRRGCDELSAVDLLPFRAAVRAGLPMLMAAHVLYPALDPDRIASLSPRIAGELLRRELGFRGVLWSDDLTMRAVTNERAAADAAVAAIAAGVDGVLICHDLDQALRAAERLVGEIPLARLGEAAKRVAALPAPRRRRIRRLALPAPAHQALADEVRAMAAANRD, from the coding sequence GTGCAGGAGGCGGGCGAGATGGCCGGGCGGGTGATCGCGGTCGGCATCGATGGCGTGACGCTCGACCGTGAGACGCGCCGCGTGCTCGAACGGCTCCGGCCCGGCGTCGTGATCCTCTTCCGCCGCAACATTGCCGATCCCGAACAGATGCGGACATTGGCCGCGGCACTGCAACGCCTGCCCTCGCGACCGCTGGTGGCGATCGACCAGGAGGGCGGCCGGGTGACGCGCCTCGCGCCGCCGTTCACCGCGTTTCCGTCGGCGGCGGAGGTGGGCCGCGCCGGGGTGGCGGCCGCGCGCGCCGTCGGCGAGGCGATCGGACGCGAGCTCGCCAGCGCCGGCGTCGACATCGACTTCGCGCCGGTGCTCGACGTCGCGGCGAGCGAGGGATCCGTCGTCGGCGACCGCGCCTTTGGCAGCGATCCGGCGCGGGTGGCAGCGACTGGTCTCGCCTTCGCCGCCGGGATGCAGGACGCGGGCGTCCTGCCCTGCGGCAAGCACTTCCCCGGGCAGGGCGCGACCGGCGAGGACGCGCACCGCACCCGGCCGGTGGTGCGGCGAGGGTGCGACGAGCTGTCGGCCGTCGACCTGTTGCCATTTCGCGCCGCCGTGCGCGCCGGGCTGCCGATGTTGATGGCGGCGCACGTCCTCTATCCGGCGCTCGATCCCGATCGCATCGCGAGCCTCTCGCCGCGCATCGCCGGCGAGCTGCTGCGCCGCGAGCTGGGATTTCGCGGCGTGTTGTGGAGCGACGATCTCACCATGCGCGCGGTGACCAACGAGCGGGCGGCGGCGGATGCCGCCGTCGCCGCGATCGCCGCCGGCGTCGACGGGGTCCTGATCTGTCACGACCTCGACCAGGCGCTGCGTGCGGCGGAACGACTGGTCGGCGAGATCCCACTCGCGCGCCTGGGGGAAGCGGCGAAGCGGGTGGCCGCGCTGCCGGCACCGCGTCGGCGACGGATTCGCCGCCTCGCCCTGCCGGCGCCGGCCCATCAGGCGCTGGCGGACGAGGTCCGCGCCATGGCGGCCGCCAATCGCGACTGA
- a CDS encoding aminopeptidase P family protein translates to MQDRPTALQAALAEEAIDAWLFYDFRGSDPVGRRILGLGERMATRRWFYCVPAVGEPRGLVSAVEANALQGLPGTMRVYRTWAELRSGLATMLAGLGRVAMQYSPRAEVPYVSLVDAGTVELVREAGVAVCTSADLVQRVEAVWSTAQYASHLRAAQAVRALVDSAFAEIAARCRAGRPASEGEIQRFLLDGFAARGLVTHHPPIVAADAHSADPHYETPAGGAPLDAGTFVLIDLWAKEPDGMYADITWTGFVGDQVPPRHAAVFEVVRRARDAGVAAVRAGVGDGGPLRGCDVDRAVRAVIDGAGYGARFVHRTGHSIGVEVHGTGANIDGFETPDTRRLLPGTCFSIEPGIYLAGEFGVRSELNVFIDGRTAVVTGEPVQTAVVAILGERRAL, encoded by the coding sequence ATGCAGGATCGCCCGACCGCTCTGCAGGCGGCGCTGGCCGAGGAGGCGATCGACGCCTGGCTCTTCTACGATTTCCGCGGCAGCGACCCGGTCGGACGCCGCATCCTCGGGCTCGGCGAGCGCATGGCGACCCGGCGCTGGTTCTACTGCGTACCGGCGGTCGGCGAGCCGCGCGGCCTGGTGTCGGCGGTCGAAGCCAACGCGCTGCAGGGCCTGCCGGGGACGATGCGCGTCTATCGCACCTGGGCGGAGCTCCGGAGTGGCCTGGCGACCATGCTGGCCGGCCTCGGCCGGGTTGCGATGCAATACTCGCCGCGCGCCGAGGTGCCGTACGTGTCGCTGGTCGATGCGGGAACCGTCGAGCTGGTGCGCGAGGCGGGCGTCGCGGTGTGCACCTCCGCCGATCTGGTGCAGCGCGTGGAGGCGGTGTGGAGCACCGCGCAGTATGCCAGTCACCTGCGCGCCGCGCAGGCCGTACGGGCGCTGGTGGACAGTGCCTTCGCCGAGATCGCGGCCCGCTGCCGCGCCGGCCGTCCCGCCAGCGAGGGCGAGATCCAGCGCTTTCTGCTCGACGGGTTCGCGGCCCGGGGGTTGGTGACGCATCACCCGCCGATCGTCGCCGCCGACGCGCACAGCGCCGACCCGCACTACGAGACGCCGGCGGGCGGCGCGCCGCTGGACGCGGGGACCTTCGTCCTCATCGACCTGTGGGCCAAGGAGCCCGACGGAATGTACGCCGACATCACCTGGACGGGATTCGTCGGTGACCAGGTGCCGCCGCGCCACGCCGCGGTGTTCGAGGTCGTGCGCCGGGCGCGCGACGCCGGCGTCGCGGCGGTGCGCGCGGGCGTCGGTGACGGCGGGCCGCTACGCGGCTGCGACGTCGATCGGGCCGTTCGTGCCGTCATCGACGGCGCCGGCTACGGGGCCCGATTCGTGCACCGAACCGGACACTCGATCGGCGTCGAGGTGCACGGCACCGGCGCCAACATCGACGGGTTCGAGACCCCGGACACGCGCCGGCTCCTGCCGGGGACGTGCTTCTCGATCGAGCCCGGGATCTACCTCGCGGGCGAGTTCGGCGTCCGCAGCGAGCTCAACGTCTTCATCGACGGGCGCACCGCTGTGGTGACCGGGGAGCCCGTTCAAACCGCCGTCGTTGCCATTCTTGGCGAGCGACGGGCGCTGTGA
- a CDS encoding TIGR03668 family PPOX class F420-dependent oxidoreductase: protein MTRAPLNDEARDFLDRHHVAHLATADADGAPHVIPLCFVRLADRLYFVADDKPKRDGPRALRRLANIAANPRAALVVDDYDDDWSRLAYLLLELAASEVVDGAEYAEALAALRARYPHYRTMPLARATHPMVRLVPRRWHLWRAAAASG from the coding sequence GTGACGCGCGCGCCGCTGAACGACGAGGCGCGCGACTTCCTCGATCGCCATCACGTCGCGCACCTGGCGACCGCCGACGCCGACGGCGCCCCGCACGTCATCCCGCTCTGCTTCGTCCGCCTCGCCGACCGCCTCTACTTCGTCGCCGACGACAAGCCGAAACGCGACGGCCCCCGGGCGCTGCGGCGCCTGGCGAACATCGCCGCCAATCCGCGCGCCGCCCTGGTCGTGGACGACTACGACGACGATTGGAGCCGCCTCGCCTATCTGCTGCTGGAGCTCGCGGCCTCGGAGGTCGTCGACGGCGCCGAGTACGCCGAGGCGCTCGCGGCGCTGCGCGCCCGCTACCCGCACTACCGCACCATGCCCCTGGCGCGTGCCACGCATCCCATGGTCCGGCTCGTCCCACGGCGTTGGCACCTCTGGCGCGCCGCTGCCGCGAGCGGGTGA
- the panB gene encoding 3-methyl-2-oxobutanoate hydroxymethyltransferase, protein MEQKVTVPEIVKAKATGRPIVALTAYDHPFARIADEAGVDLILVGDSLGMVVQGFDTTLPVTMDEMVYHTRMVARARRRALVVADLPFLSYQVSPFDAVANAGRLIKEGGAEAVKLEGGSAVADTIARIAAVDIPVMGHIGLTPQSVHRMGGHKVQGRRRGSAPGQRERLIEDALAVEAAGAFAVVLEGIPMDLAGELTERLSIPTIGIGAGAECDGQILVLHDVLGLSDRPSPRFAQRYADLWSAARDAVSAYAADVRERAFPGVEHSFRSLATVPAKEVAGKS, encoded by the coding sequence ATGGAGCAGAAAGTAACCGTTCCCGAGATCGTCAAGGCCAAGGCCACTGGCCGGCCGATCGTCGCCCTCACGGCGTACGATCATCCCTTTGCCCGCATCGCCGATGAGGCGGGCGTCGACCTGATCCTGGTCGGCGACTCGCTCGGCATGGTGGTGCAGGGCTTCGACACCACCCTGCCGGTGACCATGGACGAGATGGTCTACCACACCCGCATGGTGGCGCGGGCTCGTCGTCGCGCCCTGGTGGTCGCCGACCTGCCGTTCCTCTCCTATCAGGTCAGCCCGTTCGACGCGGTCGCCAACGCCGGCCGTCTCATCAAGGAGGGGGGCGCCGAGGCGGTGAAGCTCGAGGGCGGCTCGGCGGTCGCCGACACCATCGCCCGCATCGCCGCGGTGGACATCCCGGTGATGGGGCACATCGGCCTGACGCCGCAATCGGTGCACCGCATGGGCGGCCACAAGGTCCAGGGCCGCCGCCGCGGCTCGGCGCCAGGGCAGCGCGAGCGTCTGATCGAGGACGCGCTGGCGGTGGAGGCCGCCGGGGCGTTCGCGGTGGTGCTCGAGGGGATCCCGATGGACCTGGCCGGCGAGCTCACCGAGCGACTGTCGATCCCCACCATCGGCATCGGCGCCGGCGCCGAATGCGATGGACAGATCCTGGTCCTGCACGACGTACTGGGGCTCAGCGACCGGCCGTCACCGCGCTTCGCCCAGCGCTACGCCGATCTGTGGTCGGCGGCGCGCGACGCCGTCAGCGCCTACGCCGCGGACGTGCGCGAGCGCGCCTTCCCGGGCGTCGAGCACAGCTTCCGCTCGCTGGCGACGGTCCCGGCCAAGGAAGTGGCCGGGAAGAGCTGA
- the smpB gene encoding SsrA-binding protein SmpB: MSSDKNRDRDIAVNRRARHEFLIEETVEAGVALMGSEVKALREGKANLKDSFARVENGEVWLWNAHISPYGPASQFGHEPTRTRKLLLHRGEIERLHGKVKERGLTLVPLRLYFKNGRAKVELALGRGKKQHDKREAIRDREQRREIDRALSLRRRS; this comes from the coding sequence GTGAGCTCGGACAAGAATCGCGACCGCGACATCGCGGTCAACCGCCGCGCCCGGCACGAGTTCCTGATCGAGGAGACGGTCGAGGCCGGCGTCGCACTGATGGGCAGCGAGGTGAAGGCGCTGCGCGAGGGAAAGGCCAATCTGAAGGACAGCTTCGCCCGCGTCGAGAACGGCGAGGTATGGTTGTGGAACGCCCACATCAGCCCGTACGGACCGGCATCGCAGTTCGGACACGAGCCGACGCGGACCCGCAAGCTGCTGCTGCACCGCGGCGAGATCGAACGCCTGCACGGCAAGGTCAAGGAACGCGGACTGACGCTGGTGCCGCTGCGCCTCTACTTCAAGAACGGGCGCGCCAAGGTCGAGCTGGCGCTGGGGCGCGGCAAGAAACAGCACGACAAGCGCGAAGCGATCCGCGATCGCGAGCAGCGGCGCGAGATCGACCGCGCGCTGTCGCTCCGTCGGCGATCGTAG
- a CDS encoding BolA family transcriptional regulator: protein MTAIPADERVAWLRDTLQRGLAPVRLVVEDESHLHAGHAGAASGGGHFRALIVSTAFRGQNHVARQRAVYALLGDAMRSNIHALALRTLTPEEWEAESAGGGPTPRR, encoded by the coding sequence ATGACCGCGATCCCAGCCGACGAGCGCGTGGCCTGGCTGCGCGACACCCTGCAACGCGGGCTCGCCCCCGTGCGGCTCGTGGTCGAGGACGAGAGCCACCTGCACGCCGGCCATGCCGGCGCAGCGAGCGGCGGCGGCCACTTCCGCGCGCTCATCGTCTCGACCGCCTTCCGCGGCCAGAACCACGTCGCCCGCCAGCGCGCGGTATACGCCCTGCTGGGCGACGCGATGCGCTCGAACATCCACGCCCTGGCCCTGCGGACGCTCACCCCGGAGGAGTGGGAGGCCGAGTCCGCCGGGGGCGGGCCGACACCGCGGCGCTGA
- a CDS encoding LLM class flavin-dependent oxidoreductase, producing MRFYYFHLMPWPHLPRDFDRGHDSAWVTLPNRAYDPKRGHRLYNEYLDELEQAERLGFDGLCVNEHHQTAYGTMPSPNLMAAALARRTSRATLAILGNAIGLRDQPLRVAEEIAMLDVLSGGRIVSGFVRGIGCEHLSLGVDPSHSRERFYEAHDLILRAWTEPGPFAFEGRHFRVRYANIWPRPLQRPHPPVWLPSQGSPETIRFAAERRYPFVTVFTPYANARRLLHEYQEEAQRLGYRARPDQLGLAMPVYVGSSDAAARREAKPHILWLFRRGLKIPPHFLAPPGYLSEDTLRRFLLAGMTPPSELSFEELERDGYILVGSAATVRDRLRDMQRDLGIGIFIASGRIGDMSHDRAMRSAHLFARQVMPHFRRPARRAGAGRGARGR from the coding sequence ATGCGCTTCTACTACTTCCACCTCATGCCGTGGCCGCATCTGCCGCGCGACTTCGACCGCGGCCACGATTCGGCATGGGTGACGCTGCCGAACCGGGCGTACGATCCCAAGCGCGGCCATCGCCTGTACAACGAATACCTGGACGAGCTGGAGCAGGCCGAGCGCCTCGGCTTCGACGGGCTGTGCGTCAACGAGCATCACCAGACCGCCTACGGCACCATGCCGTCCCCGAACCTCATGGCCGCGGCGTTGGCGCGCCGCACCTCGCGCGCGACGCTCGCCATCCTCGGCAATGCCATCGGCCTGCGCGACCAGCCGCTGCGCGTCGCCGAGGAGATCGCGATGCTCGACGTCCTGTCGGGTGGCCGCATCGTCTCCGGCTTCGTGCGCGGCATCGGCTGCGAGCACCTGTCGCTGGGCGTGGATCCCAGCCATTCCCGCGAGCGCTTCTACGAGGCGCACGATCTGATCCTGCGCGCCTGGACCGAACCGGGGCCCTTCGCCTTCGAGGGCCGTCACTTCCGGGTCCGCTACGCCAACATCTGGCCGCGGCCGCTGCAGCGACCGCATCCGCCGGTGTGGCTGCCGTCGCAGGGCAGCCCGGAAACCATCCGTTTCGCCGCCGAGCGGCGCTATCCCTTCGTCACCGTGTTCACGCCGTACGCCAACGCCCGACGCCTCCTGCACGAGTACCAGGAGGAGGCACAGCGGCTCGGCTATCGCGCTCGGCCCGACCAGCTCGGCCTCGCCATGCCGGTGTACGTCGGCAGCAGCGACGCGGCCGCGCGCCGCGAGGCGAAGCCGCACATCCTCTGGCTGTTCCGCCGCGGCCTGAAGATCCCGCCCCACTTCCTCGCCCCGCCCGGCTACCTGAGCGAGGACACGCTGCGCCGTTTTCTGCTCGCCGGCATGACGCCGCCGAGCGAGCTCTCGTTCGAGGAGCTCGAACGCGACGGCTACATCCTGGTCGGCAGCGCGGCCACGGTGCGCGACCGCCTGCGGGACATGCAGCGCGACCTCGGCATCGGCATCTTCATCGCCAGTGGGCGGATCGGCGACATGTCGCACGATCGGGCCATGCGCAGCGCGCACCTGTTCGCCCGACAGGTGATGCCGCACTTCCGGCGTCCGGCGCGCCGCGCCGGGGCCGGACGCGGCGCGCGCGGCCGATGA
- a CDS encoding deoxynucleoside kinase, translating into MSKTRYIVVEGPIGVGKTTLARLLAEEWQARAVLEQVDDNPFLRRFYDEPDKYAFQAQMFFLLTRFRQQQELAQQELFHQSLVADYLFAKDHLFAQINLDSDELALYRQLYHLLGARIPKPDLVVYLQARPDVLMARLKKRSRDYERQVTPEYVRRIAEAYKDFFFHYEDTPLLVVNCSEIDFVAHSEETADLIREIREMGQGVQHYIPLGSR; encoded by the coding sequence GTGAGCAAGACCCGGTACATCGTCGTCGAGGGCCCGATCGGAGTAGGCAAGACGACGCTGGCCCGCCTGCTCGCCGAGGAGTGGCAGGCGCGCGCCGTCCTTGAGCAGGTCGATGACAACCCCTTCCTGCGCCGCTTCTACGACGAGCCCGACAAGTACGCCTTCCAGGCCCAGATGTTCTTCCTGCTGACGCGCTTCCGACAGCAGCAGGAGCTGGCGCAGCAGGAGCTCTTCCACCAGAGCCTGGTGGCCGATTACCTCTTCGCCAAGGACCACCTGTTCGCCCAGATCAACCTCGACTCCGACGAGCTCGCCCTGTATCGGCAGCTCTACCATCTCCTCGGGGCTCGCATTCCGAAGCCCGATCTGGTGGTGTACTTGCAAGCCAGGCCGGATGTGCTTATGGCTCGGCTCAAGAAGCGGTCGCGCGATTACGAACGGCAGGTGACGCCGGAATACGTCCGGCGCATCGCGGAGGCGTACAAGGACTTTTTCTTTCACTATGAGGACACGCCCCTTCTGGTGGTGAACTGCTCCGAGATCGACTTCGTCGCGCACTCGGAGGAGACCGCGGACCTGATCCGCGAGATCCGCGAGATGGGACAAGGCGTACAGCACTACATACCGCTTGGATCCAGATGA
- a CDS encoding alpha/beta fold hydrolase, protein MAYRSEIVDVRGARTHVLRGGRGRPLLVLHPELAARMWAPYHDALAAQFLVVAPDHPGFGDSERPEWVDGIDDLVFHYIDLLDALGLERVSIVGTSVGGWLALALALWHPARVERLVLAAPAGIRVEGVARYDYFANPIEETLRRLFHDPARAAQLLPTEYGAEVVVRGYRELTTLARLSWNPYLYDRKLQQRLPRLRIPTLLVWGADDTVLPPAHGTALAALLPAATLREIPACGHFPPLERADAFAALAIEFLTA, encoded by the coding sequence GTGGCGTACCGGAGCGAGATCGTCGACGTCCGCGGCGCGCGCACCCACGTGCTGCGCGGCGGCCGTGGCCGTCCGCTCCTGGTGCTGCACCCGGAGCTCGCCGCGCGCATGTGGGCGCCGTACCACGACGCGCTGGCGGCACAGTTCCTCGTCGTCGCGCCCGACCATCCGGGATTCGGCGACAGCGAGCGCCCCGAGTGGGTGGACGGAATCGACGATCTGGTCTTCCACTACATCGACCTGCTGGACGCGCTCGGGCTCGAGCGGGTGTCGATCGTCGGCACGTCGGTCGGCGGCTGGCTCGCGTTGGCGCTGGCGCTCTGGCACCCCGCCCGCGTCGAGCGTCTCGTATTGGCGGCGCCGGCTGGCATCCGGGTCGAGGGCGTCGCGCGCTACGACTACTTCGCCAATCCGATCGAGGAGACGCTGCGCCGCCTGTTCCACGATCCCGCGCGCGCCGCGCAACTGCTGCCGACCGAATACGGCGCCGAGGTCGTGGTGCGCGGCTACCGCGAGCTCACGACGCTGGCGCGGCTGTCGTGGAATCCCTACCTCTACGACCGCAAGCTCCAGCAGCGGCTGCCGCGGCTGCGCATCCCGACCCTGCTCGTCTGGGGCGCCGACGACACCGTGCTGCCGCCAGCCCATGGAACGGCGTTGGCGGCGCTGCTGCCGGCGGCGACGCTGCGCGAGATTCCCGCCTGCGGACACTTCCCGCCGCTCGAGCGCGCCGACGCCTTCGCCGCCCTGGCGATCGAATTCCTGACCGCCTGA
- a CDS encoding aspartate 1-decarboxylase: protein MYRNMLRSKIHRATVTGADLHYEGSVTIDPLLLELADILPHQEVEIWNVTNGERFRTYALRGQPGSGVVCINGAAAHKARKGDLVIIATFGWMSEEDARAWEPKVVFVDERNRPRERHGAERPGQGDLRQVVWQ, encoded by the coding sequence ATGTATCGCAACATGCTGCGCAGCAAGATCCACCGCGCCACCGTCACTGGCGCCGATCTGCACTACGAGGGCAGCGTCACGATCGATCCCCTGCTGCTGGAGCTGGCTGACATCCTGCCGCACCAGGAGGTCGAGATCTGGAACGTCACCAACGGGGAGCGCTTCCGCACCTATGCGCTGCGCGGCCAACCCGGCTCGGGCGTCGTCTGCATCAACGGCGCCGCCGCCCACAAGGCGCGCAAGGGCGACCTGGTCATCATCGCCACCTTCGGCTGGATGAGCGAGGAGGACGCGCGGGCGTGGGAGCCGAAGGTGGTCTTCGTCGATGAGCGCAACCGCCCCAGGGAGCGCCACGGCGCCGAGCGGCCGGGGCAGGGCGACCTGCGCCAGGTCGTCTGGCAGTAG
- a CDS encoding alpha/beta hydrolase produces MGGRVRRGRADTAALSGNAVAERTPTDGWVEVNGLRLHYLEWGAADRPPVLFLHGGSAHAHWWDFVIPLLADRFRCLALDLRGHGESSRPDDGDYGLAAHARDVAAAVAALGLAGGGLVGHSFGGWVAMLYAGRAGDAVGALAVLDSRPTIGVRSARMLAALRKLPHTRYATRDEAIDRFRLLPAATRADAAVIAHIAQHGIVRDRDGTYLPRFDRRALAGAGAQDLTPHLRAARCPILAVRAADSEIVDAAALAAFRAAVPSAELAEIAGAHHHLMLDQPAALAAVLSAFLGRHLGTAPRDPSPSTAGAAR; encoded by the coding sequence GTGGGAGGCCGAGTCCGCCGGGGGCGGGCCGACACCGCGGCGCTGAGCGGCAACGCCGTGGCGGAGCGCACGCCGACCGATGGCTGGGTGGAGGTCAACGGCCTCCGCCTGCACTATCTCGAGTGGGGGGCCGCCGACCGTCCTCCGGTGCTGTTCCTGCACGGCGGCTCGGCGCACGCCCACTGGTGGGATTTCGTCATTCCGCTGCTGGCCGACCGGTTCCGCTGCCTCGCCCTCGACCTGCGCGGTCATGGCGAGAGCAGCCGCCCCGACGACGGCGACTACGGCCTCGCCGCCCACGCCCGCGACGTCGCCGCGGCCGTCGCGGCGCTGGGGCTCGCGGGCGGCGGTCTGGTCGGGCATTCCTTCGGCGGCTGGGTGGCGATGCTCTACGCCGGCCGCGCCGGCGATGCGGTCGGCGCGCTCGCCGTCCTCGACAGCCGGCCGACGATCGGCGTCCGCAGCGCGCGCATGCTGGCAGCGCTGCGCAAACTGCCGCACACCCGCTACGCGACCCGCGACGAGGCGATCGACCGCTTCCGCCTCCTGCCGGCGGCGACCCGGGCCGACGCCGCCGTCATCGCCCACATCGCCCAGCACGGCATCGTCCGCGACCGCGACGGCACCTACCTGCCGCGCTTCGACCGCCGCGCCCTCGCCGGCGCCGGCGCCCAGGATCTGACCCCACACCTGCGCGCCGCCCGCTGCCCGATCCTCGCCGTGCGCGCCGCCGACAGCGAGATCGTCGACGCCGCCGCCCTCGCCGCGTTCCGCGCCGCCGTTCCGTCCGCCGAGCTGGCCGAGATCGCCGGCGCACACCATCACCTGATGCTCGATCAGCCGGCGGCGCTCGCGGCGGTTCTCTCGGCCTTTCTCGGCCGACACCTCGGCACGGCCCCTCGCGATCCGTCGCCATCGACGGCAGGGGCGGCACGCTGA
- a CDS encoding ribonuclease Z, which translates to MATAFAPRLLNPPFGDPGLYVALKHQGRALLFDLGRIDRQPAAALLKITHVFVSHTHMDHFIGFDHLLRVFLARELHLELFGPPGIIANVRGKLAGYTWNLIESYPFTLTVHEVGTERIEAVHLPARTAFAPEPLPTRPFTGALVDTPQFTVATTHLDHRIPCLGFAVAEKTRLNVRPERLTALGVPPGRWLNALKEGVRRGLPDETPIDAEWRGPDGPQTRRFTLGALRDALLVETRGQKIAYVVDTLFSRSNLERISRLARDADVFFCESLFLDADRDQASRRYHLTARQAGSLARAAGAARLETFHFSSRYDRNPAPLRAEAQAVFRGEAPVDEPT; encoded by the coding sequence ATGGCCACCGCCTTCGCCCCCCGCCTGCTCAATCCGCCGTTCGGCGACCCCGGTCTGTACGTCGCGCTCAAACACCAGGGCCGGGCGCTGCTGTTCGATCTCGGCCGCATCGACCGCCAGCCGGCGGCGGCGCTGCTGAAGATCACCCACGTGTTCGTGTCGCACACGCACATGGATCACTTCATCGGCTTCGACCACCTGCTGCGCGTCTTTCTCGCGCGCGAGCTCCACCTGGAGCTGTTCGGGCCGCCCGGCATCATCGCCAACGTGCGCGGCAAGCTCGCCGGCTACACGTGGAACCTCATCGAGAGCTACCCCTTCACGCTGACCGTGCACGAGGTCGGCACCGAACGCATCGAGGCCGTGCACCTGCCGGCGCGGACCGCATTCGCGCCCGAGCCGTTGCCGACGCGGCCCTTCACCGGCGCCTTGGTGGACACGCCGCAATTCACGGTCGCCACCACCCACCTGGATCATCGCATCCCCTGCCTCGGCTTCGCCGTCGCCGAGAAGACCCGCCTCAACGTGCGGCCGGAGCGGCTGACGGCGCTCGGCGTGCCGCCGGGGCGGTGGTTGAACGCGTTGAAGGAGGGCGTGCGCCGGGGCCTACCGGACGAGACGCCGATCGACGCGGAATGGCGCGGCCCCGACGGCCCGCAGACGCGGCGCTTCACGCTCGGCGCGCTGCGCGACGCACTGCTGGTCGAGACGCGCGGCCAGAAGATCGCCTACGTGGTGGACACCCTCTTCAGCCGCTCCAACCTCGAACGCATCAGCCGCCTGGCACGCGATGCCGACGTGTTCTTCTGCGAGTCGCTCTTCCTCGACGCCGATCGCGACCAGGCGTCGAGGCGCTACCACCTCACCGCCCGCCAGGCCGGCTCCCTGGCGCGCGCCGCCGGCGCGGCGCGCCTGGAGACGTTTCACTTCTCGTCGCGCTACGACCGCAACCCGGCGCCGCTGCGCGCCGAGGCGCAGGCGGTCTTTCGCGGCGAGGCGCCGGTCGACGAGCCGACGTGA